Proteins from one Amycolatopsis benzoatilytica AK 16/65 genomic window:
- a CDS encoding NYN domain-containing protein has product MQPQPVEPEEAEEAVGRSAIPARAQEDAAAPEPASWAGLPEAVRERIAELAAAAVAKLPAADVPRQLRPVAKFAPAKRAKLGGTALLAALGDSAQFRTAVLEWLREHRTDALDPNVADSVAAAAASVLLGESGAAGRVRLVAKNAEETALRAERDAALARNQKLEAEIAELRVELEAARGSVESARGEREAEVEKLLRRLREQGTLLRQAKDAAEAARAELADGGATREREIEALSAQLERERRRVAAERARAERAVADAEMARQSAREAREADEVRLALLVDTIDGAVHGLRRELALGDRGARPADMVSGARSGLGAGGRIQDVTALDRHLALPNVHLIVDGYNVTKTGYPELALADQRDRLVHQLSALAARTSAEVTVVFDGAGVLSVPAAVPRGVRVLFSERGVLADDVIRSLVAAEPKGRPMVVATSDRAVADSVRAAGAHSAPSSVLVSRLGRV; this is encoded by the coding sequence ATGCAGCCCCAGCCCGTCGAACCGGAAGAAGCCGAAGAGGCCGTCGGCCGCTCGGCGATTCCGGCGCGGGCGCAGGAGGACGCGGCGGCCCCCGAACCGGCGTCGTGGGCTGGCCTGCCGGAGGCGGTCCGCGAGCGGATCGCCGAGCTGGCCGCGGCCGCGGTCGCCAAGCTGCCCGCCGCCGACGTGCCCCGTCAGCTGCGGCCGGTCGCGAAGTTCGCGCCGGCCAAGCGCGCGAAGCTCGGCGGCACCGCGTTGCTGGCGGCGCTGGGCGATTCGGCCCAGTTCCGTACCGCGGTGCTGGAGTGGCTGCGCGAGCACCGCACGGACGCGCTGGACCCCAACGTCGCCGATTCCGTCGCGGCCGCGGCGGCCTCGGTGCTGCTCGGCGAATCCGGTGCGGCCGGCCGGGTGCGGCTGGTCGCGAAGAACGCCGAGGAAACGGCGTTGCGGGCGGAGCGGGACGCGGCGTTGGCGCGGAACCAGAAGCTCGAAGCCGAGATCGCCGAGCTGCGCGTCGAGCTGGAGGCGGCGCGCGGGTCGGTGGAGAGCGCTCGGGGGGAACGCGAGGCGGAGGTCGAGAAGCTGCTGCGCAGACTGCGCGAGCAGGGCACGCTGCTGCGCCAGGCTAAAGACGCCGCGGAGGCGGCGCGGGCAGAGCTGGCAGACGGCGGAGCGACGCGAGAGCGTGAGATCGAGGCGTTGAGCGCGCAGCTCGAGCGGGAACGCCGCCGCGTCGCCGCTGAACGCGCGCGTGCCGAGCGCGCGGTCGCGGACGCGGAGATGGCACGCCAGTCCGCTCGCGAGGCGCGAGAGGCCGACGAGGTCCGGCTGGCGCTGCTCGTGGACACGATCGACGGCGCGGTGCATGGCCTGCGGCGCGAACTCGCGCTGGGCGACCGCGGCGCTCGGCCGGCCGACATGGTCAGCGGTGCGCGGTCCGGGCTCGGCGCGGGCGGGCGGATCCAGGACGTCACTGCCCTCGACCGGCATCTGGCGCTGCCGAACGTCCATCTCATCGTGGACGGGTACAACGTCACCAAGACGGGTTATCCCGAGCTGGCGCTGGCCGATCAGCGCGACCGTCTCGTGCACCAGCTTTCGGCGCTCGCGGCGCGTACGTCGGCGGAGGTGACGGTGGTCTTCGACGGGGCTGGCGTGTTGTCCGTCCCGGCGGCGGTGCCACGCGGCGTGCGGGTGCTGTTCTCCGAGCGCGGCGTGCTCGCCGACGACGTGATCCGGTCGCTGGTCGCGGCCGAGCCGAAGGGCCGGCCGATGGTCGTCGCGACGTCCGATCGAGCGGTCGCGGATTCGGTCCGGGCGGCCGGCGCGCATTCCGCGCCGTCGTCGGTGCTGGTCAGCCGATTGGGTCGAGTTTGA